Genomic DNA from Thermotoga sp.:
GTATGAAAAATTTATGAAAAGAGCGATAGAAATTGCAAAGAAAGGTCTTGGAAGAGTGAATCCCAATCCTCCCGTCGGTGCCATCATTGTGAAAAACGGGAAGATCATTTCAGAAGGTTTTCATCCTTATTTCGGTGGCCCGCACGCTGAAAGGGTGGCAATAGAGAGAGCCAAGAAAAAAGAAATGGATCTCGCAGGAGCAACCTTGATTGTCACTCTTGAACCATGTGATCACCATGGGAAAACTCCTCCCTGTACAGATTTGATAATAGAAAGTGGCATCAAAGAAGTTGTGGTGGGGATGAGGGATCCCAATCCCGTTTCTGGAAAGGGAATAGAGAAACTGAAAAAACATGGAATAAAAGTAATCGAGGGAGTTCTGGAAAACGAGGTTAAGAAACTCTGCGAATTTTTCATAACATCTGTGACCAAAAAAAGACCTTTCATCGCCATAAAATACGCATCAACCCTGGATGGGAAAATAGCTGATGCCAATGGAAAATCCAAATGGATCACTCACAGGCTGAGGCCCAGAGTTCACAAGTTGAGAAACTTCTATTCAGCTGTTCTTGTCGGCGCAGGAACTGTTTTAAAAGACAATCCCAGACTGACGTGCAGAACAAAAAACGGTAGAAATCCCATTCGTGTTGTTCTAGACAGAAAGGGAATTTTAAGCGAGAAAAATTTC
This window encodes:
- the ribD gene encoding bifunctional diaminohydroxyphosphoribosylaminopyrimidine deaminase/5-amino-6-(5-phosphoribosylamino)uracil reductase RibD, whose amino-acid sequence is MYEKFMKRAIEIAKKGLGRVNPNPPVGAIIVKNGKIISEGFHPYFGGPHAERVAIERAKKKEMDLAGATLIVTLEPCDHHGKTPPCTDLIIESGIKEVVVGMRDPNPVSGKGIEKLKKHGIKVIEGVLENEVKKLCEFFITSVTKKRPFIAIKYASTLDGKIADANGKSKWITHRLRPRVHKLRNFYSAVLVGAGTVLKDNPRLTCRTKNGRNPIRVVLDRKGILSEKNFKVFEKNARVIVFTQNERAKYPEHVEKVITDCSVETILKTLHEKGVDSLLVEGGSDVFSEFLKYADVIYAFYSTKIFGKGLDVFSNVQFSVEEPPRFEIARVKTSDTEIFMELRPCSQE